The following proteins are co-located in the Microcystis wesenbergii NRERC-220 genome:
- a CDS encoding DUF29 domain-containing protein — translation MSTILYDSDFDLWIEQTIQQLKDRQFERLDVEHLIEELQDLGKSEKRALESNLMVLLAHLLKLKIQGDAPETMTGSWYDSINEHRQRVQKSLRDTPSLNPYLSTAVSSVYPDARQLAIRDGKKAKFGVRIPLENEYPITCPFSIEQLLDDDFYLNES, via the coding sequence ATGTCCACTATTTTATATGATTCTGATTTTGACTTGTGGATTGAGCAGACAATCCAACAATTAAAAGATCGTCAATTTGAACGACTAGACGTTGAACACTTAATTGAGGAATTACAAGACTTGGGCAAGTCAGAAAAAAGAGCCTTAGAAAGTAACTTAATGGTTTTGTTGGCTCATTTACTCAAGCTCAAGATACAAGGCGATGCGCCTGAGACTATGACAGGCAGTTGGTATGATTCAATCAACGAACACCGGCAGCGAGTTCAAAAAAGCTTACGAGATACTCCATCTCTCAATCCCTATCTGTCCACAGCAGTTTCCTCAGTCTATCCAGACGCTCGCCAGCTGGCAATTAGAGATGGAAAAAAAGCTAAATTTGGCGTTCGCATACCATTAGAAAATGAGTATCCAATCACCTGTCCTTTTTCAATTGAGCAGCTCTTGGATGATGATTTCTACTTAAATGAGTCCTAG
- a CDS encoding Uma2 family endonuclease, translated as METLTIIQPMQLTALPTQDELPCDDGVPMETQRHKWQMDLLIDTISPWLDRREDGYASGNMFVYFSTAQLKNQDFKGPDFFAVLDVPKGERKSWVTWEEGKAPDVVIELLSESTTQIDKTEKKKIYQDKLRVPEYFWYDPFNPEDFAEFVLVDGLYEPRQPNEKGWLISGRLGLALVRWQGEYRGVTTVWIRWATLDGMLLPTPRELAEEAQQKAEEAQQKAEAAEEKAERLAAKLRELGINPESL; from the coding sequence ATGGAAACTCTGACTATTATTCAACCAATGCAGTTAACTGCATTACCCACGCAAGATGAACTTCCCTGCGATGATGGAGTACCGATGGAAACTCAAAGGCATAAATGGCAGATGGATCTGTTAATAGACACTATATCCCCTTGGCTAGACCGACGAGAAGATGGTTATGCCAGTGGCAATATGTTCGTCTATTTCAGTACAGCACAACTGAAAAATCAAGACTTCAAAGGACCTGATTTTTTTGCCGTCTTAGACGTACCAAAAGGGGAGCGAAAAAGTTGGGTTACTTGGGAGGAGGGAAAAGCCCCCGATGTAGTGATTGAACTGCTCTCGGAAAGTACCACCCAAATAGACAAAACCGAGAAAAAAAAGATTTATCAAGATAAGTTACGAGTGCCTGAATATTTCTGGTACGATCCTTTTAACCCTGAAGATTTTGCCGAATTTGTCTTAGTTGATGGCCTATATGAACCACGGCAACCCAACGAGAAAGGATGGCTAATCAGTGGTCGTTTGGGATTAGCTTTAGTTCGTTGGCAGGGAGAATATAGAGGGGTAACAACCGTCTGGATTCGCTGGGCAACTTTAGATGGAATGTTGTTGCCAACCCCGCGAGAGTTGGCTGAGGAAGCACAACAGAAAGCTGAGGAAGCACAACAGAAAGCTGAGGCAGCCGAAGAAAAAGCCGAACGATTGGCGGCTAAACTCAGGGAATTGGGGATTAATCCTGAAAGTCTCTGA
- a CDS encoding FkbM family methyltransferase yields the protein MFANIENLRLSINTWKPTTFIFYITMFKKMFKNTLKSVASAYKSAGYPLLPITKSIREPMRWFYHQSLLLRHDSKFYLKPFLLKQFHDLLVVEHPQDFKIYGGKINFRSSGSLMSVQGYYVGEIEYHLVQYIVSQIKPGFVMLDVGAHHGVYTLIVAYELKSRGWSGVIHSFEPNPLNFSLLEYNVKQNQLTDYVILHNEAVSNTEGRQKLLADSSENSGCQLESVEVLEQGNNPDLIKEYEIQVCKLDDLIDQVQNVNIIKMDIQGAEPLALQGGETIIKRDKPILVVEAVENWLSTDKTKEFLAEHKYEIYGVSSKGKLCQINSPDVFVSWDCVGLPLE from the coding sequence TTGTTTGCTAATATTGAAAATCTGAGACTTTCAATAAATACTTGGAAACCAACAACTTTCATTTTTTATATTACTATGTTTAAAAAAATGTTCAAAAATACGCTTAAGAGTGTTGCCTCAGCTTACAAATCTGCTGGATATCCTCTACTGCCAATTACAAAGTCTATTCGAGAACCGATGCGTTGGTTTTATCACCAATCCCTCTTATTACGTCATGATAGTAAATTCTATCTGAAACCTTTTTTATTAAAACAATTTCATGATTTATTGGTTGTAGAGCATCCCCAAGACTTCAAGATATATGGAGGAAAAATCAATTTTCGCTCTTCTGGCAGTTTAATGTCAGTTCAAGGATATTATGTTGGTGAAATAGAATACCACTTAGTTCAATATATTGTTAGTCAAATTAAACCTGGATTTGTCATGTTAGATGTAGGGGCACATCATGGTGTTTATACCCTAATTGTTGCCTATGAGCTAAAATCTCGTGGTTGGTCAGGAGTTATTCATAGTTTTGAGCCAAATCCACTAAATTTTTCCTTGCTCGAATACAATGTAAAGCAAAATCAGCTAACTGATTACGTGATTCTTCATAACGAAGCCGTATCCAATACAGAAGGAAGACAAAAATTACTGGCAGATTCTAGTGAGAATAGTGGCTGTCAATTAGAAAGCGTAGAAGTATTAGAACAAGGAAATAATCCAGATTTAATTAAAGAATATGAAATACAAGTATGTAAACTAGATGATTTGATTGACCAGGTGCAAAATGTAAATATCATAAAAATGGATATCCAAGGAGCTGAGCCTCTTGCTCTTCAAGGAGGCGAGACTATAATTAAAAGAGACAAACCAATATTGGTGGTAGAAGCAGTTGAAAATTGGTTGTCAACTGACAAAACAAAAGAGTTCTTGGCTGAACATAAGTACGAGATATATGGAGTTAGTTCCAAAGGAAAATTATGTCAAATCAATAGTCCTGATGTATTTGTTTCATGGGACTGCGTGGGATTGCCTCTTGAATAA
- a CDS encoding FkbM family methyltransferase: MPKKVIKKLSRSLGIDLKRYNVQTSEAAKMQRLLAYHNIDLVFDVGANIGQYAKLLRELGYSGRIVSFEPLLSAYSQLKAVSKKDPLWEIAPQTAIGNQEGEITINIAGNSYSSSALPMLDAHLESAPESAYSGSETVKLSRLDTIAKDYIKSETKSIFLKIDVQGLEKQVLEGATAILPLVKGIKLELSLVPLYEGQVLFKEMIDIVEKLGYELYGIEPGFTAEKTGRMLQMDGIFFKPD, translated from the coding sequence ATGCCTAAAAAAGTAATCAAGAAACTCTCCAGGAGTTTAGGAATTGATCTAAAAAGATACAATGTACAAACATCTGAAGCGGCGAAAATGCAGCGCTTGTTAGCCTATCACAATATTGACTTAGTATTCGATGTTGGCGCTAATATTGGGCAATATGCTAAATTACTGCGAGAGTTAGGCTATTCAGGGAGGATTGTTTCCTTTGAACCGCTGTTAAGTGCTTACTCTCAATTAAAAGCTGTTAGTAAAAAAGACCCGCTGTGGGAAATTGCTCCCCAAACTGCCATCGGCAACCAAGAAGGTGAAATTACGATCAATATTGCTGGTAATAGTTATAGTAGTTCAGCTTTGCCAATGCTGGATGCTCACTTAGAATCTGCACCTGAATCAGCTTACTCTGGCTCAGAAACAGTAAAATTGAGCAGGCTAGATACCATTGCCAAGGACTATATCAAAAGCGAAACAAAATCCATTTTCCTCAAAATAGATGTGCAAGGATTGGAAAAACAAGTGCTAGAAGGGGCAACTGCAATTTTGCCTTTGGTTAAAGGCATTAAGCTTGAATTATCTTTAGTCCCTCTCTATGAAGGTCAAGTCCTGTTTAAAGAAATGATTGATATCGTAGAAAAATTAGGTTACGAACTGTACGGTATTGAACCAGGGTTTACTGCCGAAAAAACTGGGAGGATGTTGCAGATGGATGGAATTTTCTTCAAACCAGATTAA
- a CDS encoding DUF433 domain-containing protein, translating to MKLAPIPTKQYIEQREEEYWLEGTRISLDSVVYSFLNGESPESIAQNFPLLSLEQVYGAIAFYLANRELVNAYLKKGEAEFQQLQQSCREKSPLLYQKLKADQAYNMCLKN from the coding sequence ATGAAATTAGCCCCCATCCCAACAAAACAGTACATCGAGCAACGAGAAGAAGAATATTGGCTCGAAGGAACTCGTATCTCCCTTGATTCAGTTGTCTATTCTTTCTTGAACGGAGAATCGCCCGAAAGTATTGCCCAAAATTTCCCACTCCTTTCCCTCGAACAGGTTTATGGTGCGATCGCTTTCTATCTGGCCAATCGAGAGCTTGTCAATGCCTATCTGAAAAAGGGTGAAGCCGAGTTTCAGCAACTACAACAGTCTTGTAGAGAAAAGAGTCCTTTGCTGTACCAAAAATTGAAGGCGGATCAAGCCTACAATATGTGCTTAAAAAACTAA
- a CDS encoding Uma2 family endonuclease yields the protein MTSTIAPSRLSLPTQDELPCDDGVPMETQRHKLQMDILIDTLLPWLAAREDGYVGGNMFVYFSAAQLKNEDFRGPDFFAVLGVPKAERKSWVVWQEGKAPDVVIELLSESTAQQDKTEKKAIYQDRLRVPEYFWYDPFNPEDWAGFILRDGNYEPLSLETGERFFSQRLGLALVRWQGEYKGVEAVWLRWATFAGDLLPTESELTEQERMRAQQERMRAQQERMRAEDLEALLQRYRERFGDLPE from the coding sequence ATGACTTCAACTATTGCCCCTTCTCGACTTTCACTGCCTACCCAAGATGAATTGCCCTGCGATGACGGCGTTCCCATGGAAACCCAACGACATAAACTCCAGATGGATATACTCATAGATACCTTGTTACCCTGGTTAGCTGCTAGGGAAGATGGCTATGTAGGCGGCAATATGTTCGTTTATTTCAGTGCCGCACAGTTAAAAAACGAGGACTTTCGCGGTCCCGATTTCTTTGCTGTCCTGGGGGTTCCCAAAGCGGAAAGAAAAAGTTGGGTGGTTTGGCAAGAGGGGAAAGCTCCCGATGTGGTTATCGAACTCCTTTCTGAAAGTACCGCTCAACAGGATAAAACTGAAAAGAAAGCTATCTATCAAGACCGCTTGCGAGTGCCAGAATATTTCTGGTACGATCCCTTCAATCCTGAAGACTGGGCGGGTTTTATTCTCAGAGACGGCAACTACGAGCCATTATCTCTAGAGACGGGAGAAAGATTTTTCAGTCAAAGGCTAGGGTTGGCTTTGGTACGCTGGCAAGGGGAGTATAAGGGAGTCGAGGCAGTTTGGTTGCGTTGGGCGACTTTTGCTGGCGATTTATTGCCCACGGAGTCAGAGCTAACTGAACAGGAAAGAATGCGGGCCCAACAGGAAAGAATGCGGGCCCAACAGGAAAGAATGCGGGCTGAGGATTTAGAAGCATTGCTCCAACGCTATCGAGAGCGTTTTGGAGATTTGCCAGAATAA
- a CDS encoding class I SAM-dependent methyltransferase — protein sequence MLKKLLNRMQTEQGRKNIKFALARKIFNPLLRNIGYTLITDHFYQPIPNRQEIMTYAGKERPLSSIEWHLDKQTELVRYLLEKYGLEFNNKEIFSAFGYSEDSSALISGDAEVLYAMVRERKPSQVIEIGSGGSTKIIAAALRMNFIENSQKSQLISIEPYPQDFLKDFANVSQDFLEFSLLTQKVEAVDLSVFESLQTNDILFVDSSHVFKSGSDVEFEFLQVYPRLQTGVLVHIHDIFFPYDYPIEWNLKESRYWNEQYFLETFLQFNKKFEILASLSMVSSYNNSVFLDNINAYNEERLPGSFWMIA from the coding sequence ATGTTGAAGAAATTACTTAACCGTATGCAAACCGAACAGGGTAGAAAAAATATTAAATTTGCCCTAGCCAGAAAAATATTCAATCCCCTCTTAAGAAATATTGGCTATACCCTAATTACTGACCATTTTTATCAGCCGATACCCAACCGTCAGGAAATTATGACATACGCGGGCAAAGAAAGGCCTCTTAGCTCAATTGAATGGCATCTAGACAAGCAAACTGAACTGGTTAGGTATTTACTAGAAAAATATGGTTTGGAATTTAACAATAAAGAAATTTTTTCAGCATTTGGTTATTCCGAAGATAGTTCTGCTCTCATTAGTGGCGATGCAGAAGTACTCTATGCTATGGTCAGAGAAAGGAAACCCTCTCAGGTAATTGAAATTGGGTCGGGTGGTAGCACTAAAATTATCGCCGCAGCTTTAAGAATGAATTTTATAGAAAATTCCCAAAAATCACAACTGATCTCGATCGAGCCTTATCCTCAAGATTTTTTAAAAGACTTTGCTAATGTTAGTCAAGATTTTCTAGAATTTAGTTTGCTTACCCAGAAAGTAGAAGCCGTAGATTTGTCTGTTTTTGAATCCCTGCAAACCAATGATATTCTGTTCGTTGATTCCAGTCATGTATTTAAGTCTGGTAGTGATGTGGAGTTTGAATTTCTTCAAGTTTATCCCCGTTTACAAACAGGAGTCTTAGTTCATATTCACGATATATTTTTTCCCTATGATTATCCCATCGAATGGAATCTCAAAGAATCACGATACTGGAACGAGCAATACTTTTTAGAGACCTTTCTACAATTTAACAAAAAGTTTGAAATTTTGGCATCCTTATCTATGGTATCTTCTTATAATAATTCTGTGTTTCTTGATAATATCAATGCTTATAATGAAGAGCGATTACCCGGTTCTTTCTGGATGATTGCTTAA
- a CDS encoding glycosyltransferase family 2 protein yields the protein MKIINLNHNFSTTRKLTSDPLQYPILSPPNPERKGEGGLRTKGYFKRSYDEASGLSDNSPLPLVTIITVVFNGEKYLEQTIQSVINQTYDNVEYIVIDGGSTDGTVEIIHKYEDAIDYWLSEPDQGLYFAMNKAISLAMGEIIGNLNCGDWYELDAIQNSVLALNDSQADYAYGSVYLVNQKGERIGKFSAMTGEKLNQSIYYVQPYPHISAFVKKLVYLQEGSFNTKYKVAADHEFSLRIHTKNYQGVEIKKVLGNIRPGGLSGKIIAKEESRDIAIEYGVNKTYAYLLFLYYTINSYLVKILPHFLVKLVKNLKNSRFGYE from the coding sequence ATGAAAATAATTAATCTTAATCATAACTTTTCCACGACTCGCAAGCTCACTTCTGATCCCCTACAATATCCAATATTATCTCCCCCAAATCCAGAACGCAAGGGAGAAGGGGGATTAAGAACAAAGGGATATTTCAAACGGTCTTACGATGAAGCGAGTGGTTTGTCTGACAATTCACCGCTTCCTTTAGTTACCATCATTACTGTAGTTTTCAATGGTGAGAAGTATTTAGAGCAAACGATTCAGAGTGTGATTAATCAAACCTATGATAATGTTGAGTATATTGTTATAGATGGTGGTTCTACAGATGGTACTGTTGAAATTATCCATAAATACGAAGATGCTATTGATTATTGGCTGAGTGAACCAGATCAAGGTTTATACTTTGCTATGAATAAGGCTATAAGTCTAGCTATGGGTGAAATTATTGGCAATCTTAACTGTGGAGATTGGTACGAACTAGATGCAATTCAAAATAGTGTTTTAGCTCTTAATGATTCTCAAGCTGATTATGCTTATGGCAGTGTTTATTTAGTTAATCAAAAAGGAGAGAGAATAGGTAAGTTTTCAGCAATGACAGGGGAAAAGTTAAATCAAAGTATTTATTATGTTCAACCTTATCCCCATATTTCAGCTTTTGTCAAGAAGCTCGTTTACTTACAGGAAGGGTCTTTTAATACCAAGTATAAAGTAGCGGCCGATCACGAATTTAGCCTCAGAATTCATACAAAAAATTATCAAGGAGTAGAGATAAAAAAAGTGTTAGGAAATATTAGACCAGGCGGATTAAGTGGTAAAATAATTGCTAAGGAAGAGAGCCGAGATATAGCCATTGAATACGGAGTTAACAAAACTTATGCCTATTTACTATTTCTCTATTATACGATTAATAGCTATTTGGTAAAAATTTTGCCTCATTTTCTAGTTAAGTTAGTTAAAAATCTAAAGAACAGTCGATTTGGATACGAATAA
- a CDS encoding glycosyltransferase, producing MKILQISPKPFHPDRGGLYVVQKSFSNLIAAKTLDTIPINSSVSAESEADYHLQQLNIFNFGANYGIPIITYKLLSQLWALELNLITIHCLFQFHVVIGYVLSKIKKVPYIVFLHGTLDPYVFSYRAIPKYLWMYGIGQRILQQASAVICTSNREAEKASNYLRNSNVEICPLGIEVPDLPGIVQYKNQVREKLGIDKSKKILLFLGRIDPMKRPIETALAFKKNNPQDWVYLMVGSLSKSEKYCLELVVDNQQVYYHHSVYGLDKWIFMAAADAFIHLSYRENFCYSVAEAAALGLPLIISDGIDIYPVLEEAGGADVITINSEEDIHKGLAKFLDKSEMDQKAMGERAKKVFQENFCQSVFQDRLVKLIKKYARENHF from the coding sequence ATGAAAATACTACAAATTTCTCCGAAGCCATTTCACCCTGATCGAGGCGGTTTGTATGTTGTTCAAAAAAGCTTTAGCAATCTGATAGCAGCTAAAACCCTTGATACAATACCGATCAATTCCTCGGTCAGTGCAGAATCGGAAGCGGACTATCATCTGCAACAATTGAATATTTTCAATTTTGGAGCTAACTATGGAATACCTATCATTACCTATAAATTATTATCTCAATTGTGGGCATTGGAGCTTAACTTAATTACTATACACTGTCTTTTTCAGTTTCATGTTGTTATTGGTTATGTATTGTCAAAAATCAAAAAAGTCCCTTACATAGTATTTCTACATGGTACTCTAGACCCCTATGTATTTTCCTATCGCGCTATACCTAAATATTTATGGATGTATGGAATAGGCCAGCGAATATTACAACAAGCTAGTGCTGTTATTTGCACTAGCAACCGGGAAGCTGAAAAAGCAAGCAATTATCTACGGAATTCTAATGTAGAAATCTGTCCTCTGGGAATTGAAGTTCCAGACTTGCCAGGAATTGTACAGTACAAAAATCAGGTACGAGAAAAACTAGGAATTGATAAGAGTAAAAAAATACTGCTGTTTTTAGGTAGAATTGACCCAATGAAACGCCCTATTGAAACTGCTTTAGCTTTTAAAAAAAATAATCCACAAGACTGGGTTTATCTAATGGTTGGTAGCTTGTCTAAATCAGAAAAATATTGTTTAGAATTGGTTGTTGATAATCAGCAAGTTTACTACCATCACTCAGTTTATGGTTTAGATAAATGGATATTTATGGCTGCCGCTGACGCTTTTATTCATTTAAGCTATCGGGAAAATTTTTGCTATTCTGTCGCAGAAGCAGCGGCCCTTGGTTTGCCCCTTATAATCTCTGATGGTATAGATATCTACCCTGTTTTAGAGGAAGCGGGAGGTGCTGATGTAATTACTATTAATTCTGAGGAGGATATACATAAGGGTCTGGCGAAATTTTTGGATAAATCAGAAATGGATCAAAAGGCCATGGGAGAAAGGGCAAAAAAGGTTTTCCAAGAAAACTTTTGTCAATCTGTTTTCCAAGATAGATTAGTAAAATTGATTAAAAAATATGCTAGAGAAAATCACTTCTAG
- a CDS encoding class I SAM-dependent methyltransferase, giving the protein MSGKAMLNRILDILRMEVNFSGKSFADVGCSTAYITAVIVDEFKPDIAVGMDIHQPNLELAKQRYPHIQFQTINLNEDNKPETQYDVLICTETLEHVGELTTAIDNLIKLKKSQGFLLILVPDEIGWLGFLRVLWRVIRYGYNALNCFQEIPKQKFLFLKYMWSLLTGERVSKYRNERSHWCTHFGFDYRDIDDYLQVKNVDFYAYNKFGNRYYIVR; this is encoded by the coding sequence ATGAGTGGAAAAGCGATGCTCAACCGAATTCTCGATATTTTGAGAATGGAAGTAAATTTTTCAGGAAAGAGCTTTGCTGATGTGGGTTGTAGTACCGCTTATATTACTGCGGTAATCGTTGATGAATTCAAACCAGATATTGCTGTAGGGATGGATATTCATCAACCAAATCTTGAACTGGCAAAACAACGTTATCCGCACATTCAGTTCCAAACGATTAACCTCAATGAAGACAACAAACCTGAAACTCAATACGATGTATTAATATGTACGGAAACCCTAGAACACGTTGGTGAACTTACCACTGCTATCGACAATCTGATTAAATTGAAAAAAAGTCAAGGTTTTCTTTTAATTCTTGTCCCAGATGAAATTGGTTGGCTAGGATTTCTGCGAGTATTGTGGAGAGTAATTCGTTATGGGTATAATGCACTTAATTGTTTTCAAGAAATTCCCAAGCAGAAATTCCTTTTTCTTAAGTATATGTGGAGTCTATTAACAGGAGAACGAGTTTCTAAGTATAGAAATGAAAGAAGCCATTGGTGTACTCATTTTGGGTTTGACTATCGGGATATTGACGATTATCTTCAGGTTAAAAATGTTGATTTTTATGCCTATAATAAATTTGGCAATAGATACTATATAGTTAGGTAA
- a CDS encoding glycosyltransferase family 2 protein: MSQNTEYFLCTYPTVTVAIPTYNEADHIESVIRGFLQTSYPKLLEILVADGGSQDETQALVKKLSLADSRVKLIINPLKIQSAALNQMLSEAKGDVFLRADAHCDYAPDYIEKCVEALLESKALNVGGSQRFVATNDFQAGLAIASRSFLGNGGAKYRDPNYDGYADTVFIGCFWRKALLEIALELVQLDNPEEIYEVDSRKILTVFDPFQVTNQDAELNLRLKEKQNNAIYVSSKIKVYYYPRSSWETLFIQYFKYGRGRYLTFLKHPQSTPTRSKLPLIIFITIILFFLLDILWLNNRLHSQLFLVVAIVFILAESIRINYKYRDDFDLEIWRGKKEKIPNFFSRVFWCTIAFLIMPTAYFSGNIYQIYRHKVLKIEKKF; the protein is encoded by the coding sequence ATGTCACAAAATACCGAATATTTTTTATGTACCTACCCCACTGTAACTGTAGCTATTCCCACCTACAATGAAGCCGATCATATTGAGTCGGTTATTCGTGGGTTTCTTCAAACCAGTTATCCTAAATTATTAGAGATTTTAGTAGCTGATGGAGGTAGTCAAGATGAAACTCAAGCATTAGTTAAAAAATTGTCTTTGGCAGACTCAAGAGTCAAACTTATTATTAATCCCCTCAAAATTCAATCTGCTGCCCTTAATCAGATGCTTTCTGAAGCCAAAGGAGATGTTTTTTTGCGTGCTGATGCCCATTGCGATTACGCACCAGACTATATTGAAAAATGTGTAGAGGCTTTACTAGAATCAAAGGCTCTGAATGTGGGAGGATCTCAACGTTTTGTTGCTACTAATGATTTCCAAGCTGGTTTGGCCATAGCATCAAGAAGCTTTTTAGGTAATGGAGGGGCAAAGTATCGAGATCCCAACTATGATGGCTATGCTGATACAGTTTTTATAGGGTGTTTTTGGAGAAAAGCTTTATTAGAAATAGCTCTTGAACTAGTTCAATTAGATAATCCCGAAGAAATTTATGAGGTTGATTCGAGAAAAATATTAACAGTTTTTGATCCATTTCAAGTAACTAATCAAGATGCGGAACTTAATTTAAGATTAAAAGAAAAACAAAATAATGCGATTTATGTAAGTTCTAAAATCAAAGTATATTACTATCCTAGAAGCTCTTGGGAAACTTTATTTATTCAGTATTTTAAATACGGTAGAGGTAGATACTTGACCTTTCTCAAACATCCACAAAGCACTCCCACAAGAAGTAAGTTACCATTAATAATTTTTATTACTATAATTTTATTTTTCCTGTTAGATATATTATGGTTAAACAATCGACTTCACTCCCAGTTATTTTTAGTAGTAGCTATTGTTTTTATTTTAGCGGAGTCGATCAGAATAAATTATAAGTATAGAGATGATTTTGATTTAGAAATTTGGCGGGGTAAAAAGGAAAAAATACCTAATTTCTTCTCTAGAGTTTTTTGGTGTACTATAGCATTTTTGATTATGCCTACTGCTTATTTTAGCGGAAATATATATCAAATATATAGACACAAAGTTTTAAAAATAGAGAAAAAGTTCTAA
- a CDS encoding NAD-dependent epimerase/dehydratase family protein gives MKNILVTGATGFIGSYLLPILSQQKFQITAAVRKNLYQSLSGPIRIVKVGNIDEKTNWQEALQGIDIVIHLAARAHIINETIPNPEAEFIKVNTQGTANLVQQSIQAGVKHFIFISSIGAMTTQSDRILTENSPCHPDSPYGRSKLQAEQALINLAKDSNMTWTIIRPTLVYGSGNPGNMERLMKLIKRGLPLPFGAIKNRRSFVFVGNLVAAIITCLDHPNAANQIFLISDNQAVSTPQLIRLIAQQIQHPCQLLPVPTTLLRFLGYLGDSLESITGKNLPFNTYNIDRLLGSLAVDSSHIQKTLNWQPPFTLEQGLARTIRPEN, from the coding sequence ATGAAAAACATTTTAGTCACGGGTGCAACAGGTTTTATCGGTAGCTATCTTCTGCCAATTTTATCTCAGCAGAAATTCCAGATTACTGCGGCAGTACGAAAGAATTTATATCAGTCGTTATCTGGGCCAATAAGAATAGTTAAAGTTGGCAATATCGATGAAAAAACTAATTGGCAAGAGGCACTACAGGGAATTGATATAGTCATCCATCTAGCAGCCCGCGCTCATATTATCAACGAAACTATTCCCAATCCAGAAGCGGAGTTTATTAAGGTTAATACTCAAGGTACAGCTAACTTGGTTCAACAGTCAATTCAAGCAGGAGTTAAACACTTTATTTTTATCAGTTCTATCGGTGCGATGACAACTCAAAGCGATAGGATACTCACAGAAAATTCTCCTTGTCACCCTGATAGTCCCTATGGTCGTAGTAAATTGCAAGCAGAACAAGCTTTAATTAACCTTGCCAAAGATAGCAACATGACTTGGACAATTATTCGTCCTACTCTAGTTTACGGTTCTGGTAATCCGGGTAATATGGAGCGCTTGATGAAACTAATTAAACGGGGATTACCCTTACCTTTTGGTGCAATAAAAAATCGCCGTAGTTTTGTCTTTGTGGGTAACTTAGTTGCTGCCATTATTACCTGTTTAGATCATCCTAATGCCGCTAATCAAATCTTTTTAATTAGCGATAACCAAGCTGTTTCTACTCCCCAATTAATTCGACTCATTGCTCAACAAATTCAACACCCCTGTCAATTGCTACCCGTCCCCACTACCTTACTTAGATTCTTAGGTTATCTGGGTGATAGCCTAGAATCCATAACAGGGAAAAATCTCCCTTTTAACACCTATAATATTGATCGCTTGCTTGGTTCTCTTGCCGTTGACTCTAGCCATATTCAAAAAACCCTAAATTGGCAACCTCCCTTTACTTTAGAGCAAGGATTAGCTCGAACAATTCGGCCAGAAAATTAG